One Eriocheir sinensis breed Jianghai 21 chromosome 67, ASM2467909v1, whole genome shotgun sequence DNA segment encodes these proteins:
- the LOC126987893 gene encoding phosphatidylinositol 3,4,5-trisphosphate 3-phosphatase TPTE2-like isoform X3: MTKVNRWSRSSYMQWRTRRFVEHFVVRVLTALLILVDMLLLFVDLFNAPTADDPLEYCSLAFSTYFMIEVILRIFGLGPKYFFRAWHNALDCFLVVFTFILSVVTVCLDNVSSNPASLLVVLRLIRLVRITRILWERQQLQRGARQFVSQNKRRYQQNGFDLDLTYVTSRVIAMSYPSTGKMSMYRNDIKEVARFMDTQHPGHYRLYNLCSERHYDVSLFHGRVERYMIDDHNVPPLADMLKFSASVRDWMDKDDKNVIAVHCKGGKGRTGTMICVFLIDLGIFKDAEHCLGFFGDRRTDKNVASKFQGVETPSQSRYVGYYESVVKAEGALPPETPLVITRITLKGMHSVGIGDGSEFYFTLQSRCHSIPFLANLRTQKNCKVMVEKVRGFVHIQLLNAPVIRGDTRIMFFTDSRKIPRGYEKSPFFFWFHTGFITAGKLDLGRSELDNPHKSKTWHVFQEDFGVTVDFDADPMSRAY, translated from the exons ATGACGAAGGTGAATCGATGGAGCAGAAGCAG CTACATGCAGTGGAGAACTCGCAGGTTTGTTGAACATTTTGTGGTGCGGGTGCTCACTGCCCTGCTCATTCTGGTGGACATGCTGCTACTCTTTGTGGATCTGTTCAATGCTCCAACCGCAGATGACCCCCTCGAATACTGTTCCCTTGCTTTTTCCACATACTTCATGATAGAGGTCATCCTGAGGATATTTGGTCTTGG ACCCAAGTATTTCTTCCGTGCATGGCACAATGCTCTGGATTGCTTCCTGGTGGTGTTTACCTTCATCCTGTCTGTAGTGACAGTTTGCTTGGACAATGTGTCGTCCAATCCTGCAAG TCTCCTGGTGGTCTTGCGTCTTATCCGCTTGGTAAGAATCACCAGAATACTATGGGAGCGTCAGCAACTGCAGCGTGGAGCGCGTCAGTTTGTGTCTCAGAACAAAAGACGGTACCAGCAAAATGGCTTTGACCTTGATCTCACATATGTTACTTCAAGGGTCATTGCTATGTCGTATCCATCAACCGGCAAGATGTCCATGTACAGAAATGACATTAAG GAAGTTGCCCGCTTCATGGACACTCAACACCCTGGCCACTATCGCCTCTACAACCTTTGTTCAGAGCGTCACTACGATGTGTCTCTCTTCCATGGCAGAGTTGAACGCTACATGATTGATGACCACAATGTGCCTCCTCTGGC agacATGCTCAAGTTTAGTGCCAGTGTTCGAGACTGGATGGACAAGGATGACAAAAACGTGATTGCCGTACACTGCAAGGGAGGCAAGGGCCGCACGGGCACCATGATTTGTGTCTTCCTCATTGACCTTGGGATCTTCAAAGATGCTGAGCACTGCCTTGGATTCTTTGGAGACAGACGCACTGATAAGAATGTTGCCTCCAAGTTCCAGGGGGTTGAGACACCTAGTCAG AGTCGATACGTTGGATACTATGAAAGCGTGGTGAAGGCTGAAGGAGCGCTGCCCCCAGAGACTCCTTTGGTTATCACTAGGATTACTCTGAAGGGAATGCATTCTGTTGGTATTGGGGATGGCTCAGAGTTTTACTTCACACTTCAGAGCAGGTGCCACTCCATTCCATTCTTGGCCAACCTCAGAACTCAGAAGAACTGCAAG GTGATGGTCGAGAAGGTCCGTGGCTTCGTGCACATACAGCTGCTCAATGCCCCTGTTATTCGTGGGGACACTCGCATAATGTTCTTCACAGATAGC AGGAAGATTCCTCGAGGGTACGAGAAGAGCCCTTTCTTCTTCTGGTTCCACACCGGCTTTATTACAGCAGGAAA ACTTGACTTGGGTCGCAGTGAATTGGACAACCCTCACAAAAGCAAGACTTGGCATGTGTTCCAAGAGGACTTCGGGGTGACCGTAGACTTTGATGCAGACCCAATGAGTCGGGCGTACTGA
- the LOC126987893 gene encoding phosphatidylinositol 3,4,5-trisphosphate 3-phosphatase TPTE2-like isoform X2 produces MTGAMDGKATASGEGTSDNSHNHQYQSIDPSQLNICENGSATATLGSKQSDVINISEMDSKSEGIVEDTNDDEGESMEQKQVWQRTATFLEYDADQHELELEMGFVDPSNPPIPGYNLYYMQWRTRRFVEHFVVRVLTALLILVDMLLLFVDLFNAPTADDPLEYCSLAFSTYFMIEVILRIFGLGPKYFFRAWHNALDCFLVVFTFILSVVTVCLDNVSSNPASLLVVLRLIRLVRITRILWERQQLQRGARQFVSQNKRRYQQNGFDLDLTYVTSRVIAMSYPSTGKMSMYRNDIKEVARFMDTQHPGHYRLYNLCSERHYDVSLFHGRVERYMIDDHNVPPLADMLKFSASVRDWMDKDDKNVIAVHCKGGKGRTGTMICVFLIDLGIFKDAEHCLGFFGDRRTDKNVASKFQGVETPSQSRYVGYYESVVKAEGALPPETPLVITRITLKGMHSVGIGDGSEFYFTLQSRCHSIPFLANLRTQKNCKVMVEKVRGFVHIQLLNAPVIRGDTRIMFFTDSRKIPRGYEKSPFFFWFHTGFITAGKLDLGRSELDNPHKSKTWHVFQEDFGVTVDFDADPMSRAY; encoded by the exons ATGACTGGGGCCATGGACGGGAAGGCAACAGCATCGGGAGAAGGTACCAGCGACAATTCTCACAACCACCAATACCAGTCCATTGACCCTTCCCAGCTAAATATATGTGAAAATGGAAGTGCAACCGCCACTCTTGGAAG TAAACAAAGTGATGTGATCAACATCTCAGAGATGGACAGTAAAAGTGAAGGCATTGTTGAAGACACTAACGATGACGAAGGTGAATCGATGGAGCAGAAGCAG GTGTGGCAGAGGACAGCAACGTTCCTGGAGTATGATGCCGATCAGCATGAATTGGAGCTCGAAATGGGTTTTGTTGACCCATCCAATCCTCCCATCCCTGGCTACAATCTCTA CTACATGCAGTGGAGAACTCGCAGGTTTGTTGAACATTTTGTGGTGCGGGTGCTCACTGCCCTGCTCATTCTGGTGGACATGCTGCTACTCTTTGTGGATCTGTTCAATGCTCCAACCGCAGATGACCCCCTCGAATACTGTTCCCTTGCTTTTTCCACATACTTCATGATAGAGGTCATCCTGAGGATATTTGGTCTTGG ACCCAAGTATTTCTTCCGTGCATGGCACAATGCTCTGGATTGCTTCCTGGTGGTGTTTACCTTCATCCTGTCTGTAGTGACAGTTTGCTTGGACAATGTGTCGTCCAATCCTGCAAG TCTCCTGGTGGTCTTGCGTCTTATCCGCTTGGTAAGAATCACCAGAATACTATGGGAGCGTCAGCAACTGCAGCGTGGAGCGCGTCAGTTTGTGTCTCAGAACAAAAGACGGTACCAGCAAAATGGCTTTGACCTTGATCTCACATATGTTACTTCAAGGGTCATTGCTATGTCGTATCCATCAACCGGCAAGATGTCCATGTACAGAAATGACATTAAG GAAGTTGCCCGCTTCATGGACACTCAACACCCTGGCCACTATCGCCTCTACAACCTTTGTTCAGAGCGTCACTACGATGTGTCTCTCTTCCATGGCAGAGTTGAACGCTACATGATTGATGACCACAATGTGCCTCCTCTGGC agacATGCTCAAGTTTAGTGCCAGTGTTCGAGACTGGATGGACAAGGATGACAAAAACGTGATTGCCGTACACTGCAAGGGAGGCAAGGGCCGCACGGGCACCATGATTTGTGTCTTCCTCATTGACCTTGGGATCTTCAAAGATGCTGAGCACTGCCTTGGATTCTTTGGAGACAGACGCACTGATAAGAATGTTGCCTCCAAGTTCCAGGGGGTTGAGACACCTAGTCAG AGTCGATACGTTGGATACTATGAAAGCGTGGTGAAGGCTGAAGGAGCGCTGCCCCCAGAGACTCCTTTGGTTATCACTAGGATTACTCTGAAGGGAATGCATTCTGTTGGTATTGGGGATGGCTCAGAGTTTTACTTCACACTTCAGAGCAGGTGCCACTCCATTCCATTCTTGGCCAACCTCAGAACTCAGAAGAACTGCAAG GTGATGGTCGAGAAGGTCCGTGGCTTCGTGCACATACAGCTGCTCAATGCCCCTGTTATTCGTGGGGACACTCGCATAATGTTCTTCACAGATAGC AGGAAGATTCCTCGAGGGTACGAGAAGAGCCCTTTCTTCTTCTGGTTCCACACCGGCTTTATTACAGCAGGAAA ACTTGACTTGGGTCGCAGTGAATTGGACAACCCTCACAAAAGCAAGACTTGGCATGTGTTCCAAGAGGACTTCGGGGTGACCGTAGACTTTGATGCAGACCCAATGAGTCGGGCGTACTGA
- the LOC126987893 gene encoding phosphatidylinositol 3,4,5-trisphosphate 3-phosphatase TPTE2-like isoform X1 produces the protein MIQYKRYENEMTGAMDGKATASGEGTSDNSHNHQYQSIDPSQLNICENGSATATLGSKQSDVINISEMDSKSEGIVEDTNDDEGESMEQKQVWQRTATFLEYDADQHELELEMGFVDPSNPPIPGYNLYYMQWRTRRFVEHFVVRVLTALLILVDMLLLFVDLFNAPTADDPLEYCSLAFSTYFMIEVILRIFGLGPKYFFRAWHNALDCFLVVFTFILSVVTVCLDNVSSNPASLLVVLRLIRLVRITRILWERQQLQRGARQFVSQNKRRYQQNGFDLDLTYVTSRVIAMSYPSTGKMSMYRNDIKEVARFMDTQHPGHYRLYNLCSERHYDVSLFHGRVERYMIDDHNVPPLADMLKFSASVRDWMDKDDKNVIAVHCKGGKGRTGTMICVFLIDLGIFKDAEHCLGFFGDRRTDKNVASKFQGVETPSQSRYVGYYESVVKAEGALPPETPLVITRITLKGMHSVGIGDGSEFYFTLQSRCHSIPFLANLRTQKNCKVMVEKVRGFVHIQLLNAPVIRGDTRIMFFTDSRKIPRGYEKSPFFFWFHTGFITAGKLDLGRSELDNPHKSKTWHVFQEDFGVTVDFDADPMSRAY, from the exons GATCCAATACAAGAGATATGAAAATGAGATGACTGGGGCCATGGACGGGAAGGCAACAGCATCGGGAGAAGGTACCAGCGACAATTCTCACAACCACCAATACCAGTCCATTGACCCTTCCCAGCTAAATATATGTGAAAATGGAAGTGCAACCGCCACTCTTGGAAG TAAACAAAGTGATGTGATCAACATCTCAGAGATGGACAGTAAAAGTGAAGGCATTGTTGAAGACACTAACGATGACGAAGGTGAATCGATGGAGCAGAAGCAG GTGTGGCAGAGGACAGCAACGTTCCTGGAGTATGATGCCGATCAGCATGAATTGGAGCTCGAAATGGGTTTTGTTGACCCATCCAATCCTCCCATCCCTGGCTACAATCTCTA CTACATGCAGTGGAGAACTCGCAGGTTTGTTGAACATTTTGTGGTGCGGGTGCTCACTGCCCTGCTCATTCTGGTGGACATGCTGCTACTCTTTGTGGATCTGTTCAATGCTCCAACCGCAGATGACCCCCTCGAATACTGTTCCCTTGCTTTTTCCACATACTTCATGATAGAGGTCATCCTGAGGATATTTGGTCTTGG ACCCAAGTATTTCTTCCGTGCATGGCACAATGCTCTGGATTGCTTCCTGGTGGTGTTTACCTTCATCCTGTCTGTAGTGACAGTTTGCTTGGACAATGTGTCGTCCAATCCTGCAAG TCTCCTGGTGGTCTTGCGTCTTATCCGCTTGGTAAGAATCACCAGAATACTATGGGAGCGTCAGCAACTGCAGCGTGGAGCGCGTCAGTTTGTGTCTCAGAACAAAAGACGGTACCAGCAAAATGGCTTTGACCTTGATCTCACATATGTTACTTCAAGGGTCATTGCTATGTCGTATCCATCAACCGGCAAGATGTCCATGTACAGAAATGACATTAAG GAAGTTGCCCGCTTCATGGACACTCAACACCCTGGCCACTATCGCCTCTACAACCTTTGTTCAGAGCGTCACTACGATGTGTCTCTCTTCCATGGCAGAGTTGAACGCTACATGATTGATGACCACAATGTGCCTCCTCTGGC agacATGCTCAAGTTTAGTGCCAGTGTTCGAGACTGGATGGACAAGGATGACAAAAACGTGATTGCCGTACACTGCAAGGGAGGCAAGGGCCGCACGGGCACCATGATTTGTGTCTTCCTCATTGACCTTGGGATCTTCAAAGATGCTGAGCACTGCCTTGGATTCTTTGGAGACAGACGCACTGATAAGAATGTTGCCTCCAAGTTCCAGGGGGTTGAGACACCTAGTCAG AGTCGATACGTTGGATACTATGAAAGCGTGGTGAAGGCTGAAGGAGCGCTGCCCCCAGAGACTCCTTTGGTTATCACTAGGATTACTCTGAAGGGAATGCATTCTGTTGGTATTGGGGATGGCTCAGAGTTTTACTTCACACTTCAGAGCAGGTGCCACTCCATTCCATTCTTGGCCAACCTCAGAACTCAGAAGAACTGCAAG GTGATGGTCGAGAAGGTCCGTGGCTTCGTGCACATACAGCTGCTCAATGCCCCTGTTATTCGTGGGGACACTCGCATAATGTTCTTCACAGATAGC AGGAAGATTCCTCGAGGGTACGAGAAGAGCCCTTTCTTCTTCTGGTTCCACACCGGCTTTATTACAGCAGGAAA ACTTGACTTGGGTCGCAGTGAATTGGACAACCCTCACAAAAGCAAGACTTGGCATGTGTTCCAAGAGGACTTCGGGGTGACCGTAGACTTTGATGCAGACCCAATGAGTCGGGCGTACTGA